In the genome of Chryseobacterium sp. 52, the window ATTTAAGGAATTTAGCCGTTTACGCTAATATCATTACTCAAGTCAATACCAATGATAAATACGTTATCCTCCTATTTGGACAGGGGCATATTCCTATCTTAAAACACCTGCTGCAAAATAATGACGACTTTGAAGTGGTTGAAGTAAATAGCGTACTAAAATAATTAACCCAAACAATTAGAATTAGAACTACAAAACTAAAACATGCAAGACGAAATTATAAAACACTCAAAAAAAATACATTCTGCTATGAACAATAAAAACCATTCTTTTAAAGAAAAAGTAAAGGAAATACTTATTGAAATTCTCATTATTGTTTTTGCAGTTACCCTTTCCATTTGGCTTCACAGTTGGAGTGAAGAAAGACATCAACAGAAAGATGCACAAACATTTTTACTTGGGTTGAAAGAAGATTTACAAAAAGACATTTCAAACCTGGAAGACACAAAAGAAACATTGCATAAAACACAACAGCAAATATCATTTGCTTTACATCTTACCCCACAAAAAATAGACAGTATTCAAGCGAATCATCAACAGATTAATTCAGGTACAAATTTCATTAATACATTAGTAAATAATGGACGATATGAAGGCTTTAAATCCAGTGGAAAAATAAATACCATAGAAAATCAAAATGTAAGAAATAAAATTTTGACTTATTATCAGCAAACTATTCCAGAGATATCGTTTGTTGAAAAGTCATACGAAAGACTCACTTCAAAATACGTAGATGTATTAATTGATGGAAAAGAAGATGAAGATATCAATACAACGATACTAAGAAAGAAGACAAAGATTATCTTATCAGGTATTGATAATTTCACCAAAGACACCCAGGAATCTTATGAAAAGGCGATTAAGGAAGCAAGAGAAATTATAAAAGAAATTGACAAGGAAGAGCATAAATAAAAAAGAGAAAGTAACAAGAGTTGCCTTGAAAATGCAGCTTCTGTTTCTGAAATGCTTCTTACTACTGAATGTGTAATCACTGAAATTAAGAACGCTGAACCTGCTATTCCAATTGAAGGTGGAATGCCGGGAATGATGTAAGCGTGTCGCTGAGACAATTTAATATACTAACCGCTCTGTTTTTATAGGGCGGTTTTTTAAAATTACAGTTTTTCTCAAGAAAATAGTATATTCATATTTTAATTTATTGATTTACAAATAGATAAAAACAACCAAAACAGCATTAGCGCAATTATATATATTTTATATTGGCGCAATGCGTAAATTCGGGTGTTAGTGAGCAGCTTTGAACGACACCACATATAAAACGAAATAACAAATAGACAAATGACATTTCTAAATATAATCGACTTTATAACTAACGAAAAAATTATTCCTGTAATAATAAGTACAGTTACGACGATAATTGTTTTTTTCTTGACTCTACTTACCAAAAATTATGTTGACACCAAAATTCTTCGTTCAAAACTCGACACAGAACACAAATTTGATCAACGTAAAAAAATAAAAGAAGTTTTAGCAAAAAACAAAGTTCATTTATTAACTGCTTGTGAGGATTTTAATCACAGAATGTGGAATTTTTCGAACAAACACAACGAAGGTTGGTTGAATATTGACGGAGACTATTTAAACAAGCATTACTATTTTCATTCTTTTGTGTATAGACATCTTGCAATTTTCGCTTGGACAAAAAAAATTCAAAAAGAAATGATTTTTCTTGACACAACAATTGCTGGAAAAGAAGATTTAGAATTTGTCAAATTTCTAAATGTATTTTCAAGAATGTTTTGCGACCTAACATTTTTAGAAGGACTTAAAGCAGACGGAAATAAAACAGACGACCATTTTTTCAGAAATGAATTTGATTTATTCGCAGATGAATTAATCACGACAACAAGTGTCAAGTCCTTTGCAGAATATGATGCAGAATTAAGAACAATTGGACAAAAAACTATTAGACTGTATAAATTTTTTGATGGTCTATCACCAAATGAAAACAGAAAACGTTGGGATAGACTTCATTTTTTCCATTTAACAGTTTTAATGTTTCTTAATAATTACGGATATGACTTTCAAATCACAAATGATGAAAAATTAAGACAAGTTCTAACTAATCCAAAGAAATCAGAATTTTTAGACAATTACTTTAACTTTCTTAACGAATACCATTTGACAGACAATAAACAAATTAAAAACTTAAAAAAAATAGCGAACAAATTGCCAAAAAATTAAGCCGAACCGCTAACAAGGGTTTTGCAATAGTGGGGCGAAACTGCAAAATTCAACAGTAGTTCTTTTATTCAACTTTTGCACAAAACTGAAGATTTGTACTTCGATTGCCCTCGCTACCGCACGATTGTATCGTGTGGCTTTGGCTTTTAGATTATATTATTATGTTTTACTACTAAAACCACACGAAAGGATTCGTGCGGTAGCGGGGTTTGATAAGAAACATGGTTGCCCTCGTTAGCACAAACATCTTGCCCGTGCTCAATTAATTCAAAACGAATCATTAAATTAATTTCAAATACTACAAAACCGCTCTGTTTTTCAGGGTGGTTTTTTATATCAAAGAGGTGCAGAATATAAATTACACAAAAGGGTAATTGACTAATAAACTGAGATAAAATAGCTTTGATTATTATTAAAACAGTTCAACAATATTCATGTGGTACAAGATGATAAGAATCAAATCCGCAATGCGTATACCTCTATAATTATTTGTTAATCTAAAAAAATATAAATTATGTGTAAAAAATGTTTCTGTTCTATCGTTCCTCCCAATGTTTTAAGTGGTTTATCAAAGAGCGGGAGTGAGGCTTCAAAATTAGCTTTAGCTGATTTGGCAAGCCTAAAACAAAAAAGAGAAGCAACTTTGGCCTCACTTACAAAGAAAGAAATTACCAAAGGCAATGCGAACCGATATGTCTACGATTCTCAAAACAGTTGGGAATTAAGAAAAAAATTAGTCAGACAAGAAAACGGAAATCAGGACCAGGACAATGATGTGAATATTGTATATGATATCTCCGGCTTTATGAAAAATTATTTAATGGATACCTTTAACTACGATTCATTAGATGACAACGGAATGGATTTGATTTTTAATGTGCATTACAGAACAGACTATAATAATGCTTTTTGGGATGGAGATGAAATGGCATTCGGAGATGGTGACGGAAAAAATTTTATCGGCTTTGTGGGTTCTATAGATGTAATCGCTCATGAGCTCATGCATGGTATCACTCAGTTCACTGCAAATTTACAATACTATGGCCAATCAGGTGCGCTGAATGAACATTTCTCTGATGTTTTCGGTACAATAATAAAGCAAAGACTTTTAAAACAAACTCCCACAGAAGGCGACTGGCTAATTGGAAATGACATCATTGGGCCTGATTTCCCTGGTCAGGCATTAAGATCGATGAAAGATCCTGGTACCGCAAATGATTACGATGATCAGCCTGACCATATGGATAACTATTACAGCGGAAACGAGGATAATCAAGGGGTTCATGCTAATTCCGGGATTCCAAACAAAGCATTCTATTTAGCGACCATGCAACTTGGGCTTGAGGTCACAGAACAGGTTTGGTTCCAAACGCTTAAAAAATTATGGGCTACTGCTAATTTTAATGATATGCTGGAAAAAGTTTTAGAGGTAACATCTGAAATGATTCATAACAATCAAATACCAGAGAATTCATTAACAATCATTGAAGAAGCATTTTCGAATGTTGGTTTAAAAGCTGACAAGTTAAGCCTCAATTATCAGATTGAAATCTCAGGGGGCATACTTCCAGTGAACGAGATTCTAAAAGGAAAAATCGAAGATCATGAACTTATCAAATACATAGAGCAAAATAAGATTACCGATCTCAACAATAATTCAATGAGGGATGGTCAGGCATATAAATTTAATTTGAAAACTAATAAACTAAAAAGACAGTTTACAGTAGACGAATCAAATCTTAATGATCATCTTAAAAAAATCATAGATATTGCACAAAAAAGCAAGGCATTAAAGTAAAACCCGATTATCAGCAAATAAAAAGAGCTTTTGTTCCGGTAATGCTGTACGCAGAACCCCCTATGCCGTTGTGAGATGGAATGATATAATGGTACAATGTGATAATATATTAAAACCGCCCTGAAAAACAGGACGGTTTTAATATATCTCTAATAATTTACAGCAATTTATTAAAAATACACAAAATTAGAACAATTGTATTGGTTTCATATTTCTGCAATGTTTAAATTTGAGTTTTAACTGCAAATAAAAAAAGTAAACCACAATGTTTAAGACTCCGGACATACCAACTGACAATTTATACAAATTCATATCCATCTTTGGATTAGCCATTTTCTCACTCTCCATTTATATTTTTGTAAATAATCAACAATCCTTTGAGGATAGCATTAGAAATAGTAATATAAGGCATTCAAAAGTTCTTTTGGAAAAATCTCAGAATGATTCGAAAAGAATAATTCTGGACGAGAAAATTGAAATGCTTCGAATAAAAATAAAAGTCAATTATGGGATAGAAAATACATTAAAAGTCTCTGAGTTGGAATATTCAAAAATAAATAACAAAGAGAATTTTGAAAGAGATTATGAAAAACTAAAAGAATTGGAACTGGATAATCTGTTATTAGGTGATTCAGCCTTTCATACTAAGAATAACCTGGAGAAAAATCAAGAAAATATTAATGTGTATGCACCTATGCCTGTCCTCATCTTATCAATTATAGGGATTGTATTAATGCTTGCTGGATTTTCACTATGGTATTACAGAACACAAAAATACTACGATAAGCAACTTAGACAATAATTACGACACTAAAAAGCATTCCGCTTGTCAACAATCAAAATCAAAGAAATTTATATCAAATAAGATTAAGCCGTTCTATTTTCCAGAGCGGTTTTTCTTTATTTTTACAGCTACAAAAAAAGTGAGCAAGACATGAAGAAAATAGAAGCAAAAATTGATGAAGCATTTAGAAATACGTTCCTACTTCCCCGAGAACAGGTAGTCACCGATTTTTTGGCTGATGTTTTAGATTCAAAATATAAATTCAGAGAAGATGATAAAAAAATTCAAGTCATCAGCGTCTATTATTATGCTTCAAGTCCTTTAAGCTTTTTATTTGCGCTCCCTAATTATGAATATTATTCTCCGGATAAAACAGTTCAGATGGCAGAGCTTCATTTGAGGGATTATTCATTCAAAGATTATTCTTATATGGATGTTCAGGAATTATGCAGAAAGGTTTTGGATGAAAACAATGTTGATTATTCTGCTTATCTCGATGAAAATGATCAATTGGATCCTGCTAATTATTGGGCCAATCAGTTTGATCTGGAAAGTGATTTCTTAATCACCTGCTGGAAAAATGCAAAGAAAAGGACTCACTCCAAAACCGTTGGGTTTCTAGAATCTTCAGAATCCGGAGGCGGGGTATATGATTTAGATAACGGCTTCGATATTCCTTTTGATGCCGATATTGATGAATATCTGCAGTCTAATGGGTATGATTTTGAGAAGGAGATATAATGGGTATAAAAATATGAAAACAAAATTCACCTTAAAAGCACTACTTCCATTACCATTATCAATTGGCTTTTTTTATCTGATAATCGTATTCTTGCCTAGCATCTTTACCGATCCTTATTACGAAAATAAATTATTTCCTAGAATTTTCTTCCCATGCATACTTACTTTCTCTTTTATAGTGGTATTTCTTGGCGAGGTCAGAACCAAATGTATCATCCTAGAGATCAGGCAAAATGAAATAATAATAAAACGTTTTTTAGGCCTTCAAACAAAATCATATAAATTATCTGAAATAGAGGGGTGGAAATACAGTCACTTAACTTCAAAAGGAGGTACATATGAGTATTTGTATTTATATAAAAATGGTAATAAGGTTGCAAAAATGTCTCAATTTTATCATCGAAATTATTTTCAGGTAAAAAATCATATACAAGCAAAATTCAAATATTTAGGATATGAAAAACTGTCTTATATTGATGAATTAAAAGAAATGTTCAAATAAATAGGATAGAAAATCGTACTGCCAAAATATATTACATCAATAAATTATCCCTAAAATTGACATTCTATTATCCTTACAATAATACAAGCCTGACCTTTGCGTTGGATAAATTCTAAACAACATATATCCAAACCGCTCCAAATTCCGGGCGGTTTTTCATTTTTTCTTGCCCCATTAAATGGATGTGTGTATTATTGTAAAAAAATTATTACCAATGTATATTCAGGTTTCCGAGGATTTCAAAAAGAAAAGTAAATCCGCCGTTTTAGCCATCAGTATTTTTATTATTATTTACTTTTTGATGTTCCTTTTGACCATCGCTTTGGCTGCAGGATGCGTAATAGGAGGAATATGGTTAATTGCCATTAAACCTATGTTTCTGACGTTAATGCTGGGTGCCGGTCTTGCAGGAACAGGAGGTTTTATCTTCTTCTTTATCATTAAATTTCTCTTTAAAAAACATATTAATGACAGAAGCTATCTGACTGAAATCAAAAGATCGGATGAACCTGAACTGTTTAAAATGATTGATGATATTGTAAAAGAAGCTGAAACAGATTTTCCCAAAACGGTATATCTATCTTATGACGTTAATGCAAGCGTTTTCTATGATTCCAGTTTCTGGAGTATGTTCTACCCTATTAAAAAGAACCTGACCATAGGACTCGGACTGATCAACACGTCCACTAAACAGGAACTGAAAGCTGTTCTTTCCCATGAGTTCGGGCATTTTTCCCAACGTTCCATGAAGGTGGGAAGCTATGTATATAATGTTAATAAAATCATTTTCAACCTGGTTAATGATGATGAATCGTATCGCAATTCTATTTCGCAATGGGCAAGCTGGAGCGGATATTTCTCCATTTTTGCTTTACTAGCGCTTTTCATTACCAGTAAAATCCAGTGGGTACTTACTAAAATGTATTCTTTTGTCAACATCCGTCATATGGCCCTTTCCAGAGAAATGGAATTCCATGCCGATGAAGTGGCCGCCAATATTGCAGG includes:
- a CDS encoding M4 family metallopeptidase codes for the protein MCKKCFCSIVPPNVLSGLSKSGSEASKLALADLASLKQKREATLASLTKKEITKGNANRYVYDSQNSWELRKKLVRQENGNQDQDNDVNIVYDISGFMKNYLMDTFNYDSLDDNGMDLIFNVHYRTDYNNAFWDGDEMAFGDGDGKNFIGFVGSIDVIAHELMHGITQFTANLQYYGQSGALNEHFSDVFGTIIKQRLLKQTPTEGDWLIGNDIIGPDFPGQALRSMKDPGTANDYDDQPDHMDNYYSGNEDNQGVHANSGIPNKAFYLATMQLGLEVTEQVWFQTLKKLWATANFNDMLEKVLEVTSEMIHNNQIPENSLTIIEEAFSNVGLKADKLSLNYQIEISGGILPVNEILKGKIEDHELIKYIEQNKITDLNNNSMRDGQAYKFNLKTNKLKRQFTVDESNLNDHLKKIIDIAQKSKALK
- a CDS encoding DUF6090 family protein, yielding MNNKNHSFKEKVKEILIEILIIVFAVTLSIWLHSWSEERHQQKDAQTFLLGLKEDLQKDISNLEDTKETLHKTQQQISFALHLTPQKIDSIQANHQQINSGTNFINTLVNNGRYEGFKSSGKINTIENQNVRNKILTYYQQTIPEISFVEKSYERLTSKYVDVLIDGKEDEDINTTILRKKTKIILSGIDNFTKDTQESYEKAIKEAREIIKEIDKEEHK